A single window of Vibrio sp. HB236076 DNA harbors:
- a CDS encoding amino acid ABC transporter ATP-binding protein, whose translation MITLSNIHKRFGDSEVLKGVDLDIQQGEIIVVIGSSGTGKSTLLRCINFLEHANEGRIRIGEVDVSVNNPKKTDILALRRKTGFVFQNYALFAHLTAKQNIAEGLITVKGWKKDQAYTAALDILNSIGLGDKADQYPASLSGGQQQRVGIGRAMALKPDLLLFDEPTSALDPEWVGEVLGLMKRLAKEQQTMLVVTHEMQFAREVADRVLFMAEGTIVEQGSPQDIFDRPQDPRLKKFLNQVSGE comes from the coding sequence ATGATTACACTTTCTAATATTCACAAACGTTTTGGCGACAGCGAAGTGCTCAAAGGCGTTGATTTAGACATTCAACAAGGTGAGATCATCGTTGTTATTGGCTCAAGTGGCACAGGCAAATCAACCCTGTTGCGCTGTATTAACTTTTTAGAGCACGCCAATGAAGGCCGTATTCGCATTGGTGAGGTCGACGTGTCGGTCAACAACCCGAAGAAAACCGACATTTTAGCTCTGCGTCGTAAGACCGGCTTTGTATTCCAGAACTATGCGTTATTTGCTCACCTGACTGCCAAACAAAATATTGCTGAGGGTTTGATCACCGTAAAAGGTTGGAAAAAAGACCAAGCCTATACCGCGGCGTTGGATATTCTCAACAGTATCGGACTGGGCGACAAAGCGGATCAGTACCCCGCCTCGCTTTCTGGTGGTCAACAACAACGGGTTGGCATTGGCCGAGCTATGGCGCTCAAACCAGATTTGTTGTTGTTTGATGAGCCAACGTCTGCCTTAGATCCCGAATGGGTGGGCGAAGTCCTCGGTTTAATGAAGCGGCTTGCGAAAGAACAACAAACCATGCTGGTGGTCACTCACGAAATGCAATTTGCTCGTGAAGTGGCGGATCGCGTGCTGTTCATGGCCGAAGGCACGATCGTTGAACAAGGTTCTCCACAGGATATTTTTGACCGTCCACAGGATCCTCGTTTGAAAAAGTTCTTAAATCAAGTGAGTGGTGAGTAA
- a CDS encoding amino acid ABC transporter permease: protein MGFDFQYMLGLTPILLKYLGTTMQLACWGMVFSIILSVIIANIRVFKVPVLDQFFQLYISFFRGTPLLVQLFLFYYGLPQIFPIMVGLDGMSATVLGLTLHFSAYMAETIRASILGIDRSQMEASLSIGMTTRQAMRRIILPQASRIALPSLMNYFIDMIKSTSLAFTLGVPEIMAKAQMEASSSFRFFEAFLAVALIYWVLVLILTRIQTWAEVKLNKAYLR, encoded by the coding sequence ATGGGATTTGATTTTCAATACATGCTGGGGCTAACCCCCATATTGCTGAAATACCTCGGCACCACCATGCAACTCGCCTGCTGGGGGATGGTTTTTTCCATCATTCTCTCGGTGATTATCGCCAATATCAGGGTATTTAAAGTTCCGGTCCTGGATCAGTTTTTTCAGCTCTACATCAGCTTTTTCCGCGGCACGCCTTTATTAGTTCAGTTGTTTCTTTTTTACTACGGTTTGCCACAAATTTTTCCAATTATGGTTGGTCTCGACGGCATGAGTGCAACGGTTCTCGGCCTGACACTGCACTTCTCTGCGTATATGGCCGAAACCATCCGCGCCTCCATTCTCGGTATTGACCGCAGTCAAATGGAAGCCAGCTTGTCGATCGGCATGACCACTCGCCAAGCCATGCGCCGCATCATTTTACCGCAGGCAAGTCGTATCGCTTTGCCTTCCTTGATGAACTACTTTATCGATATGATTAAGTCAACCTCGCTGGCTTTTACTCTTGGCGTCCCAGAAATTATGGCTAAGGCGCAAATGGAGGCATCATCAAGTTTCCGCTTTTTTGAAGCCTTCCTCGCGGTTGCCCTTATCTATTGGGTATTAGTATTGATCCTGACTCGCATTCAAACCTGGGCGGAAGTTAAACTGAACAAGGCGTACCTACGATGA